Proteins encoded in a region of the Moritella marina ATCC 15381 genome:
- a CDS encoding DUF6482 family protein yields MQLKPTIIGISEGIHYLVGATDENQDFCALPSLLEVEVCGSLSDAKQFLRVHDVTEAQLLLQTPYDEMCGLPASPPTAQTIHF; encoded by the coding sequence ATGCAACTTAAACCTACAATTATCGGTATTTCGGAAGGCATTCATTATTTAGTCGGGGCAACAGATGAAAACCAAGACTTTTGTGCACTACCCTCATTATTAGAAGTCGAGGTTTGTGGCTCATTGTCTGATGCTAAGCAGTTTCTAAGAGTGCATGATGTTACCGAGGCACAACTTTTGTTACAGACACCTTACGATGAAATGTGTGGTTTGCCGGCGTCTCCGCCAACTGCTCAAACAATTCATTTTTAA
- a CDS encoding VOC family protein — protein sequence MLEVLAIDHIVLRTTKLKDMIDFYTRVLGCSIERETTPETGLTQLRAGSALIDLVVVNSRLGAVGGGAPSKTERNVDHFCLQIKSLSEPDIINHLQLNGVAVGEFASRYGAQGEGNSVYIQDPEGNGVELRCRV from the coding sequence ATGTTGGAAGTCTTAGCAATCGATCATATCGTATTAAGAACAACAAAACTCAAGGATATGATTGATTTTTATACGCGTGTATTAGGCTGTAGTATTGAGCGAGAGACAACGCCAGAAACAGGCCTGACTCAACTTAGAGCAGGTAGTGCACTTATTGATTTGGTGGTTGTTAATAGCAGGCTTGGCGCTGTTGGTGGAGGAGCGCCCAGTAAAACAGAAAGGAATGTCGATCATTTTTGCTTACAAATAAAGTCACTTTCAGAACCCGATATTATTAATCACCTCCAACTAAATGGCGTAGCAGTTGGTGAGTTTGCTAGTCGCTACGGAGCTCAAGGGGAAGGGAATTCGGTTTATATCCAAGATCCTGAAGGTAACGGTGTCGAGTTGAGGTGCCGAGTTTAA
- the cysK gene encoding cysteine synthase A has translation MTKFYNNIIELIGNTPIVKLNKISNHLPGNIYAKLEMFNPMSSVKDRIALSMINTAEQDGLIESGKSVIIEATSGNTGIGLGLVAKQMGYRTIVVLADTMSIERVKVLKAQGVEVVRTPGSEGFAAVIAKVKELLETIPNAWSPMQFDNMANPQAHYKTTGMEIWRDMEGDVDMFVTGLGTGGTISGVGRYLKEQNSQIKLVAVEPETCALLSGGEPGLHKIQGLNAGFIADTTDVSLIDEAIIIQDQDAFTMSRFLLREEGIFGGISTGASLYGAIELAKRPENEGKNIVTLFPSGGERYLSTPLWDVEEL, from the coding sequence ATGACAAAATTTTATAATAATATCATCGAATTAATTGGTAATACGCCAATAGTTAAATTGAATAAAATTTCTAATCATTTACCTGGCAATATTTACGCAAAATTAGAAATGTTCAACCCCATGTCTAGTGTTAAAGACCGTATTGCATTATCCATGATAAATACTGCAGAACAAGATGGTCTCATCGAATCGGGTAAATCGGTGATCATAGAAGCTACTTCAGGTAATACCGGGATTGGTTTAGGGCTTGTTGCTAAACAGATGGGTTACCGCACCATTGTCGTACTTGCTGATACGATGAGTATAGAACGCGTTAAAGTACTTAAAGCTCAGGGTGTCGAAGTGGTAAGAACACCGGGTTCTGAAGGCTTTGCTGCTGTGATTGCAAAAGTAAAAGAGTTGTTAGAAACAATACCGAATGCTTGGTCTCCAATGCAATTCGATAATATGGCTAATCCTCAAGCGCATTACAAAACAACGGGTATGGAGATCTGGCGAGACATGGAAGGTGATGTCGACATGTTTGTTACTGGCCTTGGTACTGGTGGCACCATTTCTGGTGTCGGGCGCTATTTAAAAGAGCAAAATTCGCAGATAAAGCTGGTCGCAGTAGAACCTGAGACTTGTGCTTTATTATCAGGTGGCGAACCGGGTCTTCATAAAATCCAAGGCCTTAATGCTGGCTTTATTGCCGACACGACAGATGTATCCTTAATTGATGAAGCCATTATTATTCAAGATCAAGATGCCTTTACCATGTCGCGATTTTTACTTCGTGAAGAGGGCATTTTTGGTGGGATCTCAACTGGTGCATCACTTTACGGTGCTATTGAGTTAGCTAAAAGACCCGAAAACGAAGGGAAAAATATTGTTACCTTGTTTCCATCTGGTGGAGAACGTTATTTAAGCACGCCGTTGTGGGATGTTGAGGAGCTGTGA
- a CDS encoding GNAT family N-acetyltransferase translates to MNDYLLKENILDSQAVIRLRSSVGWDSLSEPTLTKALANSIFFASIWHQGQAVAMGRIVGDGHQYFYLQDMIVDPAYQKLGLCQRITEHLVSQVKSIAEPGAFFGLMAAANVAGVYQKYGFVERPAHMPGMVMPIT, encoded by the coding sequence ATGAATGATTACCTATTAAAAGAAAACATATTAGATAGCCAAGCAGTCATCAGATTACGATCTTCAGTCGGCTGGGATAGCTTAAGCGAGCCAACGTTAACCAAAGCGCTTGCTAATTCTATTTTCTTTGCCAGTATTTGGCATCAAGGACAAGCTGTTGCAATGGGCCGTATTGTTGGTGATGGCCATCAATATTTTTATCTCCAAGACATGATTGTCGACCCTGCCTATCAAAAATTAGGACTGTGCCAACGTATCACTGAACATTTAGTCAGCCAAGTAAAAAGCATTGCCGAACCAGGTGCCTTTTTTGGTCTAATGGCTGCAGCAAATGTGGCAGGTGTTTATCAAAAATACGGTTTTGTTGAACGGCCTGCTCATATGCCTGGAATGGTCATGCCCATTACTTAA
- a CDS encoding tautomerase family protein yields the protein MPHINIKHFPSLSEEQHIALAKSITEAVTNVVGCDENVISIAVEPVEPELWNEQVYIPEIVGRKETLIKTPDY from the coding sequence ATGCCACATATAAATATTAAACATTTCCCTTCACTCAGTGAAGAACAGCATATAGCGCTGGCTAAAAGCATCACAGAAGCCGTAACGAACGTAGTTGGGTGTGATGAAAATGTTATCTCTATTGCGGTCGAGCCCGTTGAACCTGAACTATGGAACGAACAAGTCTATATTCCTGAAATTGTCGGGCGAAAAGAGACTTTAATTAAGACACCTGATTATTAA
- a CDS encoding amino acid adenylation domain-containing protein gives MTQLKLDCHNGDNIVDLFRNQIEQHGTNTAVSFQDRNITYQQLGEQSLTLALYLQQQGVCLDGCVGLFVDPSIELMVGVWGILQSGAAYLPLAPEYPDDRLKYMLENSLCNIIVVQDELVERLANLVSDEVLLITFSQVTDFFNTKAIPQYHMLTQHAAAHHLAYVIYTSGSTGKPKGVMIEHKSIANQMDWLSTHFSLDCNSVVLQKTPMSFDAAQWEILASCCGARVVMGEPGIYKNPEKLVDTMIQHHVSMLQGVPTLLLALLNVDKFTQCTSLNQIFSGGEALSKHLANELSGQLPDCSIVNLYGPTECTINSSAHVVDIKEMQHSADTISIGKPIPNTQYYILDKDQNPVAAGDIGELYIAGVGLARGYLHREDLTAERFITHIVDGQETGQTLYKTGDLAYWNENGTVQYSGRVDNQVKLRGYRVELDEIKSLIETHDWVNNAAVFLKKDQYTGYQNLISMIELNPREAALMDQGNHDPHHQSKQSRSQVKMQLANSGCRQDAEIMDKSRIDLPGEMATDKQRTLVFSRKSYRFFDGGKIAKADILNVLNSKINYDHYTQLSDLSYADFGQILRHFGQFHSENRLLPKYGYASPGALYATQMYLELDGIGNLTPGYYYYHPVHHQLILITEKERAEKKDPGKVQFKVHFVGKKSAIEPIYKNNILEVLEMEAGHMVGFFENILPTYGLSIKSGDYLPHTMQLFDVAENDYYLGSFNIVSGTKDVMNDDVSLYLQSHPGQVSDLKAGKYLFENGALEYVSSELILKKHVIAINQSVYERASFGISVISTTDEDWLGYINLGRKLQSLQMNDFNIGFMSSGYSSKTGNNLPSAKRIQHILNKDVGPSYFFIGGLISDMQIRSDGMNEDLVHMKGPSEIINDDLLKFLPTYMMPNTIKVIDKMPLTVNGKIDMNALLALETDCISEEHVEPANDVERVVLDIWQKGLNRYSISVNTDFFELGGNSLLAVSIINKINTTLHCDLPLQILFSSPTIQKLAQAVNQIEDNSASRLVPFQVKGKGSPIYCWPGLGGYCMNLRLLSEKVGTDRDFFGVQAYGINVGEIPYQTITEMAAKDVAMIKQNQGKGPYTLWGYSFGARVAFEACYQLEKAGDVVENLYLIAPGSPKVADEDNSTEGYSIENSEATFTNKKFLTILYSVFMGTIKSNSLEECLSVVDTKDKFIHFICRLNNQLETGLVMRIIDIVTMTFEFNYSFHELRQRQLKAPIKIIKATGDDYSFIENNNVFSITKPVIENIEANHYTMLKTTHIDQLVAVL, from the coding sequence GTGACACAGTTAAAATTGGACTGCCACAATGGCGATAATATTGTTGATTTATTTCGTAACCAAATAGAGCAGCATGGAACAAATACAGCCGTTTCTTTCCAAGATAGAAACATAACCTATCAGCAACTTGGTGAGCAAAGTTTAACGCTAGCATTATATTTACAACAGCAAGGCGTCTGTCTCGATGGATGTGTCGGTTTGTTTGTTGACCCGTCAATTGAATTAATGGTTGGTGTGTGGGGGATTTTACAGTCTGGCGCTGCCTATTTACCGCTAGCCCCTGAATACCCTGATGACCGTCTAAAATATATGCTTGAAAACAGTCTGTGTAACATTATTGTCGTGCAAGATGAGTTAGTGGAGCGACTAGCGAATCTGGTTTCAGATGAGGTCTTATTAATCACATTTTCACAGGTAACTGACTTTTTCAACACCAAAGCAATACCTCAGTATCATATGCTCACACAGCATGCTGCAGCACATCACTTAGCGTATGTCATTTACACATCGGGCAGTACAGGCAAACCAAAAGGGGTGATGATCGAACACAAAAGCATTGCTAATCAAATGGATTGGTTGTCGACTCATTTTTCACTAGATTGCAACAGTGTAGTGTTACAGAAAACACCGATGAGTTTTGATGCTGCTCAGTGGGAAATCCTGGCGTCATGTTGCGGAGCACGGGTCGTGATGGGTGAACCTGGTATATATAAAAATCCAGAGAAACTTGTCGATACCATGATCCAGCACCATGTCTCAATGTTACAAGGTGTGCCCACTTTACTGCTCGCATTACTCAATGTTGACAAGTTCACCCAATGTACTTCGTTAAATCAGATATTCAGTGGCGGTGAAGCGCTGTCAAAACACCTTGCCAATGAGCTTTCAGGGCAATTACCTGATTGCAGCATCGTTAATTTATATGGGCCAACGGAGTGTACTATCAACAGTTCGGCCCATGTCGTTGATATTAAAGAAATGCAACATAGCGCTGATACTATATCTATTGGTAAACCCATACCAAATACCCAGTACTATATTCTAGATAAGGATCAAAACCCTGTCGCTGCGGGTGATATTGGTGAACTTTATATCGCCGGTGTCGGCTTGGCTAGAGGCTATTTACACCGGGAAGATCTAACTGCAGAACGTTTCATTACCCACATTGTTGATGGACAAGAAACAGGTCAAACACTGTATAAAACCGGTGATTTAGCGTACTGGAATGAAAATGGAACAGTGCAATATTCAGGTAGAGTTGATAATCAAGTTAAGCTGCGAGGATACCGCGTTGAACTAGATGAAATTAAATCCCTAATAGAAACCCATGACTGGGTAAATAACGCTGCGGTATTCTTAAAGAAAGACCAGTATACCGGTTATCAAAATCTTATTTCTATGATTGAATTAAACCCTAGAGAAGCGGCGTTGATGGATCAAGGTAATCATGATCCCCATCATCAATCAAAGCAAAGCCGTAGCCAAGTGAAAATGCAGCTAGCCAACTCAGGCTGTCGTCAAGATGCTGAAATAATGGATAAATCGAGAATTGATTTACCGGGTGAAATGGCCACTGACAAACAGCGAACGCTTGTTTTTTCTCGTAAAAGTTACCGTTTTTTTGATGGTGGAAAGATAGCTAAAGCAGATATCCTAAACGTACTTAACAGTAAAATTAATTACGATCATTATACTCAGTTATCCGATCTTAGTTATGCTGATTTTGGTCAGATTTTAAGGCATTTTGGGCAATTCCATTCTGAAAATAGGTTGTTACCAAAATACGGTTATGCGTCACCAGGTGCCTTGTATGCAACCCAAATGTATCTTGAATTAGATGGCATTGGTAACCTGACTCCTGGCTACTACTATTACCATCCAGTACATCATCAGCTCATATTAATTACTGAAAAAGAGCGTGCTGAAAAAAAAGACCCTGGCAAGGTACAATTTAAAGTCCATTTTGTCGGTAAAAAATCGGCCATTGAACCCATCTATAAAAATAATATTTTAGAAGTATTAGAAATGGAAGCGGGCCACATGGTTGGTTTTTTCGAAAATATCTTGCCAACTTATGGCTTGAGTATTAAATCCGGCGATTACTTGCCCCACACAATGCAATTGTTTGATGTAGCAGAGAACGATTATTACCTTGGCAGTTTTAATATTGTCTCTGGTACCAAAGATGTAATGAATGATGATGTCAGCTTGTATTTACAATCTCATCCTGGGCAAGTATCAGATCTTAAAGCGGGTAAATATTTGTTTGAAAACGGCGCGTTAGAATACGTATCCAGTGAATTGATTTTAAAGAAGCATGTTATTGCTATCAACCAATCTGTTTATGAAAGAGCTTCATTTGGGATCTCAGTTATAAGTACAACGGACGAGGATTGGTTGGGATACATTAACTTAGGACGTAAATTACAATCACTTCAGATGAACGATTTTAATATTGGTTTCATGTCTTCAGGTTATAGTTCAAAGACGGGTAATAATCTGCCGTCAGCTAAGCGAATTCAACATATTCTCAATAAAGATGTAGGCCCGTCATATTTCTTTATTGGCGGTCTTATCAGCGATATGCAAATACGCAGTGATGGTATGAATGAAGATCTAGTGCACATGAAAGGACCATCAGAAATCATTAACGATGATCTACTCAAGTTTCTGCCAACTTACATGATGCCAAACACCATTAAAGTGATAGATAAAATGCCATTAACCGTCAACGGCAAAATAGATATGAATGCACTGCTGGCATTAGAGACCGATTGTATCAGCGAGGAGCATGTAGAGCCTGCTAATGACGTTGAACGAGTGGTATTGGATATTTGGCAGAAGGGGCTAAACAGATATTCCATTTCAGTTAATACCGACTTCTTTGAACTCGGTGGTAATTCACTGCTTGCTGTAAGTATTATCAATAAAATTAATACAACTTTGCATTGTGACTTACCATTACAAATCCTTTTTTCTTCCCCTACAATTCAAAAACTGGCACAAGCTGTCAATCAAATTGAAGATAATTCAGCGTCTCGATTAGTCCCTTTTCAAGTTAAAGGAAAGGGGAGTCCAATATATTGCTGGCCAGGGTTAGGGGGGTATTGTATGAATTTGCGGTTGTTGTCTGAAAAAGTAGGGACTGATCGTGATTTTTTCGGGGTGCAAGCATATGGTATTAATGTCGGCGAAATTCCTTACCAAACGATAACTGAAATGGCGGCCAAAGATGTCGCGATGATAAAGCAAAATCAAGGCAAAGGCCCTTATACCTTATGGGGGTATTCATTTGGCGCACGCGTTGCTTTTGAGGCTTGTTATCAATTAGAAAAAGCGGGCGATGTCGTTGAAAACTTATACTTAATTGCGCCAGGATCCCCGAAAGTCGCAGACGAAGATAACTCAACTGAAGGCTATTCAATTGAAAATAGCGAAGCCACGTTCACTAATAAAAAGTTTTTAACCATATTGTATTCAGTATTTATGGGGACAATAAAGAGCAATTCATTGGAAGAGTGTCTGTCTGTTGTTGATACTAAAGACAAGTTTATTCACTTTATCTGTCGGCTGAATAACCAATTAGAAACGGGGTTAGTGATGCGGATCATTGATATTGTCACAATGACGTTTGAATTTAACTACTCGTTTCATGAACTCAGACAGCGTCAATTAAAGGCGCCTATTAAGATCATTAAAGCGACTGGAGATGACTACTCATTTATTGAAAATAATAACGTTTTCTCTATCACTAAGCCGGTGATAGAAAACATTGAAGCAAACCATTACACCATGCTTAAAACAACACATATTGACCAACTTGTTGCTGTTTTATAG
- a CDS encoding GNAT family N-acetyltransferase: protein MLTIEKLTHDNIEKVRQVTLAEEQVKFAGTAEEFIASASDTIDLHIIKLNDDVIGFFKIDVTYSLGDEFMIESGVGLRAFAIDINQQGKGLGAAAVKALFPYLQEYYSSFRFVYLTVNCKNPGARFCYLKGGFHDTSKQYLGGAAGPQYIMQGDIA, encoded by the coding sequence ATGCTTACAATAGAAAAATTAACACACGATAATATTGAGAAAGTACGTCAGGTCACCTTAGCTGAAGAACAAGTCAAGTTTGCTGGTACTGCTGAAGAATTTATCGCAAGCGCAAGTGATACGATTGATCTTCATATAATAAAACTGAATGATGACGTAATAGGCTTTTTTAAAATAGATGTTACGTATTCATTGGGTGATGAGTTTATGATAGAAAGTGGCGTTGGTTTAAGAGCGTTCGCTATTGATATTAACCAGCAAGGTAAAGGATTAGGAGCTGCAGCAGTTAAAGCCTTATTTCCCTACCTACAAGAATATTATTCATCTTTTCGCTTCGTTTATCTCACTGTTAATTGTAAAAACCCAGGGGCTAGATTTTGTTATTTGAAAGGCGGCTTTCACGATACAAGTAAGCAATACCTTGGCGGTGCAGCAGGCCCTCAATATATCATGCAGGGAGATATCGCCTAG
- a CDS encoding SDR family oxidoreductase: MSTQRVVIITGGGRGIGAATAQLFAKEGYAVCINYKSNSESANRLAQTIKADGGQCITVQADVSCEDDVIRMFSTVDKELGTLSVLVNNAGMLKTQSRLEDMTADRINSILVNNVTSYFLCCREAVKRMSTRHGGVGGVIVNVSSGAARSGSPNEYIDYAASKGAIDTLTKGLSLEVAAEGIRVNCVRPGLIHTDMHADGGEPERIERLKDVIPLKRGGQPAEVAEAIYWLASEKSSFSTGNYLDLAGGL; this comes from the coding sequence ATGAGCACTCAAAGAGTCGTTATTATCACAGGCGGTGGGCGAGGGATAGGGGCAGCGACAGCTCAACTTTTTGCGAAAGAAGGCTACGCGGTATGTATCAATTATAAGTCTAATTCAGAATCTGCTAATCGACTAGCCCAAACCATTAAAGCGGATGGTGGTCAGTGTATTACAGTACAAGCGGATGTTTCATGTGAAGATGATGTAATCCGCATGTTTTCAACTGTAGATAAAGAATTAGGTACGTTATCAGTACTCGTTAATAACGCCGGTATGTTGAAAACGCAATCGCGTTTAGAGGATATGACCGCCGATAGGATCAATTCAATCCTCGTGAACAATGTCACCAGTTACTTTTTGTGTTGTCGGGAGGCGGTAAAACGTATGTCTACTCGGCATGGTGGTGTTGGCGGCGTGATAGTTAATGTGTCTTCGGGGGCAGCTCGTTCTGGTTCTCCAAATGAATACATTGATTATGCAGCATCCAAAGGCGCAATTGACACATTAACTAAAGGGTTATCCCTCGAGGTTGCCGCGGAAGGTATTCGAGTGAATTGCGTGCGTCCTGGGTTAATTCACACAGACATGCATGCCGATGGTGGCGAGCCTGAACGAATTGAAAGGTTAAAAGATGTTATTCCGCTCAAAAGAGGTGGCCAACCTGCAGAGGTTGCAGAAGCTATTTATTGGTTAGCGTCAGAAAAATCATCATTTTCGACAGGGAATTATTTAGATTTAGCTGGTGGCTTGTAA
- a CDS encoding GNAT family N-acetyltransferase, with protein MNIVEAELSDLALFFDYLDKQLKQNGSDEFDLFQPIASKDCQVSDQLRHKFKAGFDVEFGNATWRKLWLAKDQDGHICGHIDLRHPGSEHSYHRVLLGMGVDIDYRKKGIGLRLVNTVVDYCVANSSIDWLDLNVLACNLAAKNLYVKSDFQIIGECPDYYRIDGKSIAEISMAKNVSTLRV; from the coding sequence ATGAATATAGTAGAAGCGGAATTATCAGATTTAGCATTGTTCTTTGATTATCTAGATAAGCAATTAAAGCAAAATGGTTCTGACGAGTTTGACCTTTTTCAACCTATCGCGAGTAAAGATTGCCAAGTATCAGATCAACTCCGTCATAAGTTTAAAGCCGGCTTTGACGTTGAGTTCGGTAATGCTACTTGGAGGAAACTCTGGTTAGCAAAAGATCAAGATGGGCATATTTGTGGGCATATTGACCTGCGTCATCCCGGCTCTGAGCACAGTTATCATCGCGTGTTGTTAGGGATGGGAGTTGACATTGATTATCGTAAAAAAGGCATCGGTTTACGTTTGGTCAATACGGTTGTTGATTATTGTGTGGCCAACTCAAGTATCGATTGGTTAGATTTAAATGTGCTTGCGTGTAATCTTGCGGCAAAGAATTTGTATGTTAAAAGTGATTTTCAAATAATTGGCGAATGTCCTGATTATTATAGAATAGATGGAAAATCAATTGCTGAAATATCAATGGCAAAAAATGTTAGTACTCTGCGCGTTTAA
- a CDS encoding IS3 family transposase (programmed frameshift), translating to MTKARTTYSVAFKHDAANLVLDKGYSIQEACDAVGVGYTAMRRWVAQLKQEHGGITPTAKAMTPDQIRIQELEAKIKQIEWEKDILKKGFRSFNAGQHQTIDLIAALSRDNHSIKKLCVLFEIPRSSFHYRLKYRGVTKPERAVLRQKVIAIHSRSRGSAGARTISGQLNQAGESVGRYKAARLMEEVGIVSKQPNKHKYKISEDVSKIAPNRLNRQFDVETVNQVWCGDETYVWAGNKWMYLAVVMDLFARKIVGWACSDSPNTDLTCAALRMAYESRGRPKNVMFHSDQGCHYTSLQFRQALWKYQITQSMSRRGNCWDNAPMERFFRSFKTEWMPKECYNTFAEAERDTLKYILQHYNTKRGHSYNNYLSPVIMEAAA from the exons ATGACAAAAGCGCGAACAACATATTCAGTAGCATTCAAGCATGATGCTGCAAACTTAGTCCTGGATAAAGGCTACTCGATACAAGAAGCCTGTGATGCCGTCGGTGTTGGATACACGGCAATGAGACGATGGGTAGCTCAACTTAAGCAAGAACATGGCGGGATAACACCGACTGCAAAGGCTATGACGCCAGACCAAATACGTATTCAAGAGCTTGAAGCCAAAATTAAGCAAATTGAATGGGAGAAAGACATATTAAAAAAAG GCTTCCGCTCTTTTAATGCAGGACAGCATCAAACGATAGATTTGATAGCCGCGTTATCAAGAGATAATCATTCAATAAAGAAGCTATGTGTGTTATTTGAAATACCTCGCAGTAGCTTCCATTATCGACTTAAATACCGCGGTGTAACAAAGCCGGAACGAGCTGTATTACGTCAAAAAGTCATTGCTATACACAGCCGTAGTCGAGGTTCAGCTGGCGCGAGAACCATCTCAGGCCAACTTAATCAAGCAGGGGAAAGTGTCGGTAGATACAAAGCAGCAAGATTGATGGAAGAAGTCGGCATTGTCAGTAAACAGCCGAATAAACATAAGTATAAGATATCTGAGGATGTATCGAAAATCGCACCGAACCGACTAAATAGGCAGTTTGATGTTGAAACAGTCAATCAAGTTTGGTGTGGCGATGAGACCTATGTTTGGGCTGGAAATAAATGGATGTACCTAGCTGTAGTCATGGATTTATTTGCACGTAAAATTGTGGGTTGGGCATGCTCAGATAGCCCAAACACAGATTTAACTTGTGCGGCGCTACGTATGGCTTACGAAAGCCGAGGCCGACCAAAAAATGTGATGTTTCATTCAGACCAAGGTTGTCATTACACGAGCCTTCAATTCAGACAAGCGTTGTGGAAATACCAAATAACGCAAAGTATGAGTCGACGCGGAAATTGTTGGGACAACGCCCCAATGGAACGATTTTTTAGAAGTTTTAAAACAGAGTGGATGCCAAAGGAATGCTATAACACCTTTGCTGAAGCTGAGCGAGATACGCTCAAATATATACTGCAGCATTACAATACAAAACGAGGCCATAGTTATAATAACTATTTGTCGCCAGTGATTATGGAAGCTGCAGCTTAA
- a CDS encoding MBL fold metallo-hydrolase, which translates to MMSNIKFFISITLVLTVLVACSSSSTAYSKKISSDNKPLHHTNKGYQNHPFVETAAPKGIFFYMRRAWDSLFVPDVPDGHELTELESLQLLNSISSDRVTWLGHASFLITTSGVTILTDPFLSKRASPVSWAGPRRIVNLPIPINKLPSIDIVIISHNHYDHLDDKTVRELKNKSEINVVVPLGLKSFFTERGYSKVTEFEVV; encoded by the coding sequence ATGATGAGCAACATAAAATTTTTTATCAGTATAACTCTAGTATTAACTGTATTAGTTGCATGTTCATCAAGCTCGACAGCATACTCGAAGAAAATATCATCGGATAATAAGCCTCTACATCATACGAATAAGGGCTATCAGAACCACCCATTTGTGGAAACTGCCGCACCTAAAGGGATCTTTTTCTATATGCGAAGAGCATGGGATTCGTTGTTTGTTCCTGATGTTCCTGATGGACATGAACTAACTGAGTTAGAGTCTCTTCAACTTTTAAACTCAATTTCTAGCGATCGTGTCACTTGGTTGGGGCATGCAAGCTTTTTGATTACAACCTCCGGTGTGACAATTCTGACAGACCCCTTTTTGTCAAAACGCGCCAGCCCTGTTTCATGGGCAGGCCCAAGAAGAATAGTTAATTTACCCATACCTATAAATAAATTACCTTCTATTGATATAGTGATTATTTCACATAACCATTATGACCACCTAGATGATAAAACGGTTAGGGAATTAAAAAACAAAAGCGAGATTAATGTGGTTGTTCCTTTAGGGCTCAAGTCTTTTTTTACCGAGCGAGGGTATAGCAAGGTGACAGAGTTTGAAGTGGTTTAA
- a CDS encoding DUF6435 family protein, with translation MFSIFKKNPTKKLNKLLSIKLEQAMHAQRNGDIRTYSQLSFEADQIDQQIAKIEAQNTDSHLNKN, from the coding sequence ATGTTTTCAATATTCAAGAAAAACCCAACAAAAAAATTAAATAAACTACTCTCTATAAAGCTAGAGCAAGCCATGCATGCCCAAAGAAATGGAGATATAAGAACTTATTCTCAGCTAAGTTTTGAAGCAGATCAGATAGACCAACAAATAGCCAAAATAGAAGCACAAAACACAGACTCGCATCTAAACAAAAATTAG
- a CDS encoding SDR family NAD(P)-dependent oxidoreductase, with translation MSYTVITGASAGIGSEFAKQLAETGQDLILVARRKDKLEELAKTLQAEQGINVVCFAVDLADPKGSEILATEISTNNLAINGLINNAGFGDRGGFIDLPLERQMQMIQLNVTTLVELTHRLAPNMRQQVKPFIINVASTAAFQAGPNMAIYYATKAFVLSFSEALHEELRPQGIAVSALCPGPTLSEFAEQANITDSNLFKAGAMTSAEVAKQALANRNSAIVVTGIKNQVGVLFGKVSPRFMTRKIAGWLQA, from the coding sequence ATGAGCTATACAGTCATCACAGGCGCAAGTGCGGGTATCGGTAGCGAATTCGCAAAACAATTAGCGGAAACAGGTCAGGATTTGATTTTAGTCGCTCGTCGTAAAGACAAGTTAGAAGAGCTAGCCAAAACATTACAAGCCGAGCAAGGTATTAACGTGGTTTGCTTTGCTGTGGATCTTGCCGATCCTAAAGGCAGTGAAATATTAGCGACAGAGATCAGTACTAACAACCTAGCTATCAACGGCCTGATTAACAACGCTGGTTTTGGCGACCGTGGGGGCTTTATTGATTTACCGCTCGAACGCCAAATGCAGATGATCCAATTAAATGTAACAACCTTAGTCGAGCTGACTCACCGCCTTGCGCCAAACATGCGCCAACAAGTAAAACCTTTCATCATCAATGTCGCTTCAACCGCTGCGTTTCAGGCTGGCCCGAACATGGCAATATATTACGCAACCAAAGCCTTTGTATTGTCTTTTTCTGAAGCATTACATGAAGAATTACGCCCTCAAGGTATCGCTGTTAGCGCACTTTGCCCTGGACCGACGTTGTCTGAGTTTGCAGAACAAGCCAACATTACCGACTCAAACCTATTCAAAGCGGGCGCGATGACATCGGCTGAAGTAGCGAAACAAGCCCTAGCAAACCGTAACAGCGCCATTGTCGTTACTGGCATTAAAAACCAAGTTGGTGTATTGTTTGGCAAAGTATCACCCCGTTTCATGACCCGTAAAATAGCCGGATGGTTACAAGCATAA